One region of Chryseobacterium sp. C-71 genomic DNA includes:
- a CDS encoding peptidogalycan biosysnthesis protein, translating to MSYTFKKYKSSSEIPNNWNEVIGQHNIMLSKEYFVTLQTSCPENMRCFYVGFFIDEKLIGGALFQYLNFIEHKTFQKDEAFCNVKNFVAKKFSKNVMILGNNMLTGQNGFYFDAEKITIDQVIPLLDEAVQEMQRQEGKTSLIIYKDYQESFIKYFQGKNHQSFYKFSVQPNMFLRLKENWLTFEDYLNAFSTKYRTRAKSAKKKIAGIEKSEMNLQDIKVHQKEMNLLYQNVAENAPFNTFFLTENHFESMKESLEDNFKVFGYYLNKKLIGFYTLILNNKDIDTYFLGYDKELQKEKQIYLNMLLDMVEFGINEKFNRIIFGRTALEIKSTIGAQPVEIFGLIKHNNLLINQFMEKIFTSLNPAVEWIQRKPFK from the coding sequence ATGTCTTATACTTTTAAAAAATACAAATCTTCATCAGAAATTCCCAATAACTGGAATGAGGTAATCGGGCAACATAATATCATGTTGTCTAAAGAATATTTCGTGACTTTACAAACTTCATGTCCTGAAAATATGAGGTGCTTTTATGTTGGATTTTTTATTGATGAAAAATTAATTGGCGGTGCATTATTTCAGTATTTAAATTTTATCGAGCATAAAACTTTTCAGAAAGACGAAGCTTTTTGCAATGTGAAAAATTTTGTGGCTAAAAAATTTAGTAAAAACGTAATGATTCTGGGGAATAATATGCTGACCGGACAAAACGGATTTTACTTTGATGCTGAGAAAATCACTATTGATCAAGTGATTCCGCTTTTGGATGAGGCTGTTCAGGAAATGCAAAGACAGGAAGGGAAGACCTCTCTGATTATTTATAAAGATTATCAGGAAAGTTTTATTAAATATTTTCAAGGCAAAAATCATCAGTCATTTTACAAATTTTCGGTACAGCCGAATATGTTTTTAAGGTTGAAAGAAAATTGGCTGACTTTCGAAGATTATCTAAATGCATTTTCTACAAAATATAGAACGAGAGCTAAATCTGCAAAAAAGAAAATTGCCGGAATTGAAAAATCTGAAATGAATCTCCAAGACATCAAAGTGCATCAGAAAGAAATGAATCTTCTATATCAAAATGTTGCTGAAAATGCTCCTTTCAATACGTTTTTTCTCACCGAAAATCATTTTGAAAGCATGAAAGAATCTTTAGAAGATAATTTTAAAGTTTTTGGATATTATTTAAATAAAAAATTGATTGGTTTTTATACTTTAATCCTGAACAATAAAGATATTGACACGTACTTTCTCGGTTACGACAAAGAGCTGCAAAAAGAAAAACAAATCTACCTGAATATGCTTTTAGACATGGTAGAATTCGGCATTAATGAAAAGTTTAACAGAATTATTTTCGGCAGAACAGCATTGGAAATAAAATCAACAATCGGCGCACAGCCCGTCGAAATTTTCGGATTAATTAAACATAATAATCTTCTGATCAATCAATTCATGGAAAAGATTTTTACATCACTCAATCCGGCAGTTGAATGGATTCAGCGAAAGCCGTTTAAGTGA
- a CDS encoding alpha/beta fold hydrolase, whose product MKKLNIFVLLFAAILFHAQAISGTVLSKEENTPIAYVKVGVEKENVGIISDEKGEFSIDLSKINPSAKVRIDVPGYESYTETVQNFVKQNDRKIYLKEKFKNIQEVKIAPKKLVDKNWGVNTKTKSVMYSVKPELSKDDFLGETALEFKASKRSKIKNIHLNIASITADRPIIMRYTIYNEKNGLPGESILDEEITVELTKDKIIDDAFTLDVNEKNIWVQGKFFVGIQFLKEFEGRLNISAALFRTGYLRKFYGDWKKMTIAAPAINIDVKVDKNGKNEIQEEYDNDSGVSNLFHDVSKYQMEAEQSIYGKNASAGKVFKLKDADLYYETYGEGEPLLLLHGNSGSIRDFYQQIPELAKYFKVIAVDTRAQGKSIDKTQKDFSYKIFANDMKALIDDLGLKKVNVAGWSDGGNTGLEFALKYPENLNKLITIGANSSVDGVDEELISKFTLSLKAMHYENKPEKFNERRLLKLMLNEPNISHKDLNKIQSAVLVIAGEKDVIKPEHSELLSKQIPNATLKIYKDATHMIPFENADELNKDIVEFLRK is encoded by the coding sequence ATGAAAAAACTCAATATTTTTGTTCTGTTATTTGCTGCAATTTTGTTTCATGCTCAGGCAATTTCCGGAACTGTTTTGTCCAAAGAAGAAAATACTCCGATCGCTTATGTGAAGGTAGGTGTTGAAAAAGAAAATGTGGGAATCATCAGTGATGAGAAAGGAGAGTTTTCTATCGATTTGTCTAAAATAAATCCTTCTGCTAAAGTAAGAATCGATGTTCCAGGATACGAGAGCTACACAGAAACCGTTCAGAATTTCGTAAAACAAAATGACAGGAAAATTTATCTAAAAGAAAAATTCAAAAATATTCAGGAAGTAAAAATTGCACCTAAAAAACTGGTTGATAAAAACTGGGGAGTAAATACGAAAACGAAAAGTGTAATGTATTCCGTAAAACCTGAATTAAGCAAAGACGATTTTTTAGGTGAAACTGCATTGGAATTTAAGGCGAGTAAAAGATCAAAAATCAAAAATATTCACCTGAATATTGCAAGCATTACCGCAGATCGACCGATAATTATGCGTTACACCATTTATAATGAGAAAAATGGTTTGCCGGGAGAGAGTATTTTGGATGAAGAAATAACGGTAGAACTAACGAAGGATAAAATTATAGATGATGCCTTTACTTTAGATGTCAATGAAAAAAATATTTGGGTTCAGGGTAAGTTCTTTGTCGGAATTCAGTTTTTAAAGGAGTTTGAGGGAAGGCTCAACATCAGCGCCGCACTTTTTAGAACAGGTTATCTGAGAAAATTTTATGGCGACTGGAAAAAAATGACCATTGCTGCACCAGCCATTAATATTGATGTGAAAGTAGATAAAAACGGAAAAAATGAAATTCAGGAAGAATATGATAATGATAGTGGAGTATCAAATCTTTTTCATGATGTAAGCAAATATCAAATGGAAGCCGAACAATCAATTTACGGTAAAAATGCATCTGCGGGTAAAGTTTTTAAACTAAAAGATGCGGATTTATACTACGAAACCTACGGGGAAGGTGAGCCTTTGCTTTTGCTCCACGGAAACTCAGGAAGCATCAGAGATTTTTATCAGCAAATTCCGGAACTTGCAAAGTATTTTAAAGTAATTGCTGTTGACACAAGAGCGCAAGGTAAAAGCATTGATAAAACGCAGAAGGATTTTAGTTATAAAATTTTCGCAAATGATATGAAAGCTTTAATTGATGATTTAGGCTTAAAAAAAGTAAACGTCGCAGGCTGGAGCGACGGTGGAAATACAGGACTAGAGTTTGCTTTAAAATATCCTGAAAATTTAAATAAATTAATTACGATCGGAGCCAACTCCTCTGTTGATGGGGTAGATGAGGAATTAATAAGTAAATTCACATTGAGCCTGAAGGCCATGCACTATGAAAACAAACCGGAAAAATTTAATGAAAGGAGATTGCTAAAACTGATGTTGAACGAGCCGAATATTTCACATAAAGATTTAAATAAAATTCAATCTGCAGTTTTGGTAATTGCCGGCGAAAAGGATGTGATTAAGCCTGAACATTCTGAATTATTATCAAAACAAATTCCCAATGCAACACTGAAAATTTATAAAGATGCAACGCACATGATTCCGTTTGAAAATGCAGATGAACTGAATAAAGATATCGTTGAATTTCTGAGAAAATAG